The Stigmatella aurantiaca region ACGGCGGTGGCGCCCAGCCCCTGGATGTAGTCGAGCCGGGAGACAATCCCCTCCAGGTCGCCGCCGCTGTAGCGGGCCTCCTCCTGGGGACCGTACTCGCCCGCGCCCTGGTCGTCGTTGCCCGGGTTCCCGTTGGCGAACCGGTCCGTCATGACGAAGTAGAGGATCTGATCCCGCCAGTCCGGCGAGGCAACGTGCAGCAGGTCCGCCGGAGGGGCCGGAGGGTCCTCCTTGGACTTGCAGCCCAGCACGGTGGAAGCGCCGCAGAGCAGCGCCAGGAACTTCGCGGAAGAGGAACGCATGGGGCCTTCAGGGACGGTTAGGGATGCTCGGACGTGGGAGACCGCTGGGCCGGAAAGGACGGCAGGTAACAGGCGCCCTTCCAGTCATAGGCATCTTCTTTACACGGCTGATTGGCGTCTCGCAGGGCGTACCAACACCCGCCGCGGATCTCGACCTCGCCGTTGCGGTTGCACGGCGGCCGGCGCTGTCCCACGAAGGGGCGCTCGGGAATGGGCAGCCCGAACCCCGGACTCAGGCGTGGGGTCTCCATGGGCGCGGTGAAGGCCACCGGGCTCGTCGCCGCGCTGTCCCCCATCGCCGTCACGCCCCCATCCCGGCTGTCCCCGTCCCGGCCCTCCCGGGCGTCCTCCTCGGCCCGGGCCCCCCATCCCCGGAGCAACGGCCCGGCCAACAACCCCAGCACCACCACCAGCACGCTCCCCGCCCACAGGCCCTCCAGCACGGCGGGCCACATCCGCCCCGAGGGCCCCGGGACGGACTCGGCCGGTGGCGGGGCGGGTGAGGCGCGGTGCACCTCCCACGTCCGGCCCTCCTCCCGCTTCGCCCACCCGGGCACCTCCGCCACCCGCACCTCCAGCGCCCGGTCCGCGCCCGGCCCTGCCCGCTGCGCCGCCTCCTCCAGGGCCTGCGCCGCCTGCCGCGCGCTGCCCTTGAAGCGCTCCAGCGCCGACACCGCACACAACTGCAACACCAGCGCATCCAGCTCCGGACTCACCCGGGGGTTGAGCGCGCTCGGGGGCTGGGGGCCGGGGCCCTCCTGTGCCCACACCTCCGCGCCCGCCTCCTCCGGCTCCGTGGGCGGCGGGTACTCCCCGGTCACCATGCGGTACGCGGTGATGCCCAGCGCGAACAGGTCATCACACGGGCTGGCCGCGTACCGGGCGGTGGGGTGGCGCCAGAACAGCTCCTGGAACGCCCACGCCTCGGGGCTGCGGTAGGCGGAGGTCCCCGGCGGCAGCACCTGCCACGTCAGCGTCGCCGCGCCCCGGAAGTCCCCCGCCCCGAAGTCCATCAGGTACGGGTGGCCATCCGGGCCCTGCACCAGGATGTTGTCGCCCTTCACGTCCCGGTGGACGCCGCCCGCCTCGTGCGTGGCCTCCAGCGCCTGGGCCACCCGCGCCAGCACGCGCAGGGCCTGCCGGGAGGAGGCCTGGTGGCTCGCCGTCCACTCGTAGAGCGGCACCCCCTCCACCCACTGCATCACCAGGTAGGGAAACACCCCGCGGCGGTGCTGCCACAGCCCCTGCCCGTGGAGCACCGGCACGTAGGCCGAGCGGATGCGCCGCAGGAGCGACGCCTCGCGCTCGAAGCGCTCATCCCCCACGTGCAGCGCCAGCTTCAGCGCGTACAGCCCCGCCTCGCCCTCGCGCTGCACCCGGTACACCGTGCCGGAGGTGCCTCGGCCCCTCCAGCCCGTTACCCGCCAGGGGCCCACCTTCGTCCCCAGGGGCAGCGAGGCGGGATCCGGCTCCAGCACCGGCAGCGTCGTGTTCATGGGCAACCCTCTGCCCACAACCCTACTCCATGGGTGGATGTGCTTGCACCCAGCCCATCAAGTCCCTTTCAGGACTCCGGCCGCTACTGGTGGCCCGCGGCGCCCTCCTCGGCCGGGGGCACGCCCTCCTCCACCACGTGGTGCTTGCGCCGCCAGCGCTCCACCAGCAGCAGGAAGGCCGGGAAGCCCACCAGCACGATGAGGATGTTCACCCCGAAGCCCAGGTTGGCCAGGGTGCCGATGGAGTTGAGCCCCGGGTGCCGCGCCAGGATGAGCGCCAAAAAGCCGATGGCGCTCGTCAGCAGGCCGCCGGTGATGGCCCGGCCCGTCTCCGCGTACACGCTGATGAAGTCGCTGTCCGGCTCGCCCAGGCGCTGCACCAGGTGCACGCCTGCATCCACCGTGGTGCCCACCAGCACCGGCAGCACCACCAGGTTCAGGTAGTTGAACTGCAGGTCCAGGATGGCCATCAGCCCCACGAGCCCCGCCACGGACACCAGCGTGGGCATCATGCAGATGAGCGCCGTGCGCAGCCGGCCCAGGGTGATCCACATCGCCACGAGCACCGACAGCACCGCGGCGGCGAGAATCTCCGGCCCGTCGTGCGCCACCATGTCCAGGATGTCCGCCAGGATGAGCGACTCGCCCGTGGCCGAGACGCTGGAGCCATCCGGCAGCTGCAGCCCCCGCACCTCCTTGGCGAAGCGCCGCGTGCCCGCGCCGTCCGCCAGGTTCACCGCCGCGTACACCAGCACCACGCCGCCCGCGTCCCCCCCGCTCATCCCCTCGAACTGCCGGCGCACCGCGTCGGGCAGCGTCGAGCGGTCGAAGGGCTGGGCGGCCGACATCTTCAGCGCGCGCTCCACGTCGGGCCGCACGGTGTCGGACAGCCGGGAGAGGTCCAACCCCTCCAGCTTCCGGTGAATGGCCTGGAGAATCGCCTGCTTCTCCTGCTGCTTCTCGGGCACCAGGTCCGCCACCGAGCCCACGAAGTCGATGGTGGAGTCCTTGCCCTGCTTCTCCTTGCGCGCCTTGAGCTCGCGCACCACCTCGAGCTCCTGCGCCTGGGTGTCGGTAAGCACCACCACCGGGGACTGCGAGTAGCCCAGGATCTTGTCCATGCGCCGGTCCAGCCGCACCGACGGCAGCGACACGTCATCGAGCTTCGTCGAGTCGTAGTTGAAGCTCACGCGCCACGCCTGGCTGATGAGCGCCACCATGCCCACGCCCACGACGATGGACACCGCGCGGTAGTGCTGTGGCAGCCAGCGTGCCAGCACGGCCAGGGGCCCCGCGGACGCCTCGTGCACGCCCGGCGTCCACCCCAGGCGCGAGGCCAGCCCCAGCATCGCCGGCAGGATGAGCACGTACGAGACGATGCTCAGCACCATGCCGATCGCCGCGATGACGCCGAACTCACGGAAGGCGATGAACTCGGAGATGGAGAGGCTCAGGAACGTGAGCGCCGCCACCACCGCGGCGATGAGCGCCGAGAAGCCCGTGTGGCGGAACGACTCGCGCACCGCCGCCAGCGAGTCCTGCCCCTCCGAGCGCAGCGTGGCATAGCGCCCCAGCAGGTGGATGCCGTGCTCCACGCCCAGGCCGCCCAGCACCGCGCCCAGGAAGCCCGTGAGCAGGTTCACCTGCCCGTACACCGCGCCCACGAAGCCGTACGTCCACGAGAGGCTCGCCACCACGGGCGCCATCGTGAAGGCCACGCTCCAGGCGCTGCGGAAGTGGAAGGCCAGGTACAGCACGAGCAGCACCAGCGCGATGCCCGAGGCGCGCCCCAAGTCGCCGGTGATGACCTTCTGCTGGTCGATCTTCTTCTTGTAGTTGCCGGTGATGGCCGTGGTGAAGCCGGGCCCGTACTTGGACAGGTCCTGCTGGGCGAGGAACGCCTCCACCTGGCCCACCACCTTCTTGGCGTAGTTCAGGTCCGCGGAGCTGCCCTTGGGCTTGAGCAGCAGCACCACCATGCGCTCCTCGGGATCCAGGTAGTACAGCTCCCCCGCCGCCGAGCCCTGCCCCGAGCCCGTGCCCGCGAAGCGCTGGCTGGCGCCGCCCGTGTACTTCTGCTCGATGTCGGAGAAGTCCAGGGAGGGCGCGGGCTCCTCGTCCAGCCGGACGAAGAGCGGGTTGGCCTGCTGCTTCTCCCAGAGGATGCGCGCGTCGATGCGCTCCTGAATCGTCCTCAGGTCCGGCACATCCACGTAATAGAGCGCGTGCTCCTCGAAGAAGGCGCGGGGCCGCTGGTAGTTGACGTAGCGGACTTCCGAGAGCTGGGCGAGCCGGGGCGCCATGTCGTCGGCGAAGCGCTTGAGGGCCTCGGGCTCCGCGCCCAGCCCCGCCACCACCACGTTGCCCTGGCCGCCGAAGCGCTTGCGCAGCTTCTCCAGGTCCTGGACGCTGGAGAAGGAGCGGGGCAGGAGCGCGGTCAGGTCCGCGTTGAGCGTCAGCTTGCCCGCCAGGAAGGAACCCACCGCCACCAGCACCCCGGCCAGCAACAGGGCCTGCCAGGGCTTGCGGTGGTTCCGTGCGGCGAGGGCGCCGATGGCCGTCTCGAACCGCTCACTCAACCGCTTGTTACTCATGAAGTCCGCTCTTTTGTCCAAAACCGCGCAATGGAGGCCCCCCAACATGTCGAGGCTGCCCCCGTGAGTCAACGAAACCCACACGGGGGGCAGGCGGGGGACGGAGCCCTGGCCGGGCTGCCGTCAGCACCCTGACATATCCACCGGAGGCATGCTTTCTTCCTGGCCCACATGAAGAAGCCTCGCCGCTGGCTCCGGTTCAGCCTGCTTGCCGGACTCGTGCTCCTGGGAGTCACCTACATGCTGCGCCCTCCTCCCCCCCGGGGACGCCCCGCGGATCCGCCCTACCTCACCTTCTTCCTGGTGGACGGGCTGTCGCAGGAGGTGTTCCAGCGGGAGCTGGCGGCGGGCCGCCTGCCCAACATCGCCCGGCTGATGGAGTCGGGGCTCTACGTGGAGGACGGCATCGCGGCGTTCCCCAGCATGACGGGCTACGGCTTCTACCCGTTCCTCACCGGCCGCGACGCGGTGCACAGCGGGGTGCTGGGGCTGCGCTGGTTCCGCCGCGAGGCGCAGGAGGGCAACTTCCGCAACTACGTGGGCCGCACCAACGTCGCCATGAACCAGGACATGGTGTCCGAGCCGCGCACGCTCTTCGAGTGCTTCCCCGGCCAGCACTCCTTCTCGGTGAACAGCTACGCCAACCGGGGCGTGGTGCGGAACGAGATTCTCGGCTGGGCCTTCAGCATCGCCAAGTACCAGGAGCAGTACGGGGTGCTGCGCTTCCTGGCGGGCACGCCCTGGCTGGGCCCCCGCTTCATGCCGGACTGGTTCGCCGCCGAGACGCAGACGGTGGAGCTGGCCATGAAGGACTTGGCCTTCCAGCCCAAGGTGCAGTGGCTCACCCTGGCCACGCCGGATGCGCGCCAGCACATCGCCGGCACGGACGAGACGTACGTGGCGCTGGTGCGGCACGCGGACGCGCTCATTGGCCGCTACCGCGAGGAGAGCCGGCGCCTGGGGCAGGAGGAGCACCGCGTCTACGCCATCATCTCCGACCACGGCGTCACGGACGTGAAGCACAACGTGGACCTGCGCCAGGCCCTGGGCCAGGCGGGGCTGAGCGCCTGGCGCGGCGAGGCCACCAACCTGAGCCGCACGCGGCTCGATGAGCCCGTCTCCACCTGGCAGGACACCGACGTCATCCTCGCGGTGAACGGCAACACGATGAACTACGTGTACCTGCGCGCGGAAGGCGCCCAGGGCGCGGAGGCGTGGAAGACCCGCGCGGCGCCGGGCACGGCCTTCCAGCAGGCCCCGCACCAGGGCGGCACCGCCGTGAACGTGGTGGAGGTGCTGCGGAAGGTGGAGGGCGTGGAGCTGGTGGTGACACGCGCGGACGCCTCGGGCGAGGTGCGCCTCTTCTCCCGCACGGGCGAGGCCCGCATCACCTCGCGCGACGGCGGGCTGGCCTATGCCTGCGAGGGCGAGGACCCGCTGGGCTACGCCCAGAGCGAGGCCACCCGGGGGCTGTGTGACGGGCAGCCGCGCAGCGCGCGCGACTGGCTCCAGGCCACGCACACCACGGGCTTCCCGGACGCGGTGGTGCGGCTGCACCGGCTGATGAGCGCCCCGGACGTGGGGGACCTGGTGGTGACGGCGGCCCCCGGCTACGACCTGGCCGCCGACTACGAGCTCATCGTGGGCAACTACCGCGGGGGCCACGGCGGCCTGCGTGCGGATCAGCTCCGCGTCCCGTACATCCTCTCGGGCCCGGGCGTGCCGGCCGGCCAGCGCCTGGCCACCGCGCGCGCGGAGGACGTGGGCGCCACGCTGATGCGCCTCACGGGGTGCCCTCCCCCGGCCCAGCCGGACGGCGAGGACCTGATGCCCAGCGTGGCGGGTCCAACGCCTCCCTGAGGCGGGGCCGCGCAAGCCCTCCCCTCCCGAAGTGCAGGCGCTCCCGGGAAGCCATCCCGGAGAGCAGGCTGCCGGGCGAGCGTCTGCTGCACGTGTGGGATTTGCTGGCCACGTTCCCGGCCAGCAACGAAGCACTCACACAAACACTCAACCGGGAGAACAGCGATGAAGAACCTCAAGACCAAGGCACTGGTGGCGGGACTGCTGGCGGGGACGCTGACGTTCGTGGGATGTAAGTCGAACAGTTCCATGGACCGTCCGGAGAGCACCACCACGCCCGCGACGGACACCATGAGCACTCCGCCCGCGACCGATAGCACGGGCACGACGGGGACGACGGCCACGCCTCCGGGCACGGGCGGCTCCGGCAGTGAGACGCGGCCCTCCGACGACAACCTCCGCATGCCGGAAGAGGATCCGCTGCGCACGCCGCAGAACGAGAGCATCCGGGACTCCGAGATGGAGCCGGGCATCCACCATG contains the following coding sequences:
- a CDS encoding efflux RND transporter permease subunit, producing MSNKRLSERFETAIGALAARNHRKPWQALLLAGVLVAVGSFLAGKLTLNADLTALLPRSFSSVQDLEKLRKRFGGQGNVVVAGLGAEPEALKRFADDMAPRLAQLSEVRYVNYQRPRAFFEEHALYYVDVPDLRTIQERIDARILWEKQQANPLFVRLDEEPAPSLDFSDIEQKYTGGASQRFAGTGSGQGSAAGELYYLDPEERMVVLLLKPKGSSADLNYAKKVVGQVEAFLAQQDLSKYGPGFTTAITGNYKKKIDQQKVITGDLGRASGIALVLLVLYLAFHFRSAWSVAFTMAPVVASLSWTYGFVGAVYGQVNLLTGFLGAVLGGLGVEHGIHLLGRYATLRSEGQDSLAAVRESFRHTGFSALIAAVVAALTFLSLSISEFIAFREFGVIAAIGMVLSIVSYVLILPAMLGLASRLGWTPGVHEASAGPLAVLARWLPQHYRAVSIVVGVGMVALISQAWRVSFNYDSTKLDDVSLPSVRLDRRMDKILGYSQSPVVVLTDTQAQELEVVRELKARKEKQGKDSTIDFVGSVADLVPEKQQEKQAILQAIHRKLEGLDLSRLSDTVRPDVERALKMSAAQPFDRSTLPDAVRRQFEGMSGGDAGGVVLVYAAVNLADGAGTRRFAKEVRGLQLPDGSSVSATGESLILADILDMVAHDGPEILAAAVLSVLVAMWITLGRLRTALICMMPTLVSVAGLVGLMAILDLQFNYLNLVVLPVLVGTTVDAGVHLVQRLGEPDSDFISVYAETGRAITGGLLTSAIGFLALILARHPGLNSIGTLANLGFGVNILIVLVGFPAFLLLVERWRRKHHVVEEGVPPAEEGAAGHQ
- a CDS encoding alkaline phosphatase family protein, whose protein sequence is MKKPRRWLRFSLLAGLVLLGVTYMLRPPPPRGRPADPPYLTFFLVDGLSQEVFQRELAAGRLPNIARLMESGLYVEDGIAAFPSMTGYGFYPFLTGRDAVHSGVLGLRWFRREAQEGNFRNYVGRTNVAMNQDMVSEPRTLFECFPGQHSFSVNSYANRGVVRNEILGWAFSIAKYQEQYGVLRFLAGTPWLGPRFMPDWFAAETQTVELAMKDLAFQPKVQWLTLATPDARQHIAGTDETYVALVRHADALIGRYREESRRLGQEEHRVYAIISDHGVTDVKHNVDLRQALGQAGLSAWRGEATNLSRTRLDEPVSTWQDTDVILAVNGNTMNYVYLRAEGAQGAEAWKTRAAPGTAFQQAPHQGGTAVNVVEVLRKVEGVELVVTRADASGEVRLFSRTGEARITSRDGGLAYACEGEDPLGYAQSEATRGLCDGQPRSARDWLQATHTTGFPDAVVRLHRLMSAPDVGDLVVTAAPGYDLAADYELIVGNYRGGHGGLRADQLRVPYILSGPGVPAGQRLATARAEDVGATLMRLTGCPPPAQPDGEDLMPSVAGPTPP
- a CDS encoding serine/threonine-protein kinase gives rise to the protein MNTTLPVLEPDPASLPLGTKVGPWRVTGWRGRGTSGTVYRVQREGEAGLYALKLALHVGDERFEREASLLRRIRSAYVPVLHGQGLWQHRRGVFPYLVMQWVEGVPLYEWTASHQASSRQALRVLARVAQALEATHEAGGVHRDVKGDNILVQGPDGHPYLMDFGAGDFRGAATLTWQVLPPGTSAYRSPEAWAFQELFWRHPTARYAASPCDDLFALGITAYRMVTGEYPPPTEPEEAGAEVWAQEGPGPQPPSALNPRVSPELDALVLQLCAVSALERFKGSARQAAQALEEAAQRAGPGADRALEVRVAEVPGWAKREEGRTWEVHRASPAPPPAESVPGPSGRMWPAVLEGLWAGSVLVVVLGLLAGPLLRGWGARAEEDAREGRDGDSRDGGVTAMGDSAATSPVAFTAPMETPRLSPGFGLPIPERPFVGQRRPPCNRNGEVEIRGGCWYALRDANQPCKEDAYDWKGACYLPSFPAQRSPTSEHP